A genomic window from Actinomycetaceae bacterium MB13-C1-2 includes:
- a CDS encoding fumarylacetoacetate hydrolase family protein, which produces MTVDSGSSTTDSKSGALTVPEYELAMAALPARPGKIVAVHLSYESRAAQRGRKPKTPSYFFKPLSSLARSGSSVTRPAGAELLAFEGEIALIIGLPTRWVTKEDAWSHVGWVTAANDLGIYDMRKADKGSNVRSKGGDGYTPIGPKCIPAASLDPEMITVTTWVNGEVVQKDSSGGMFFSLAQIVADLSQHLTLNPGDIVLTGTPAGSSVIRPGDVVEVEVAHESATSGKLVTTVVEGTKSFDPGLGDVPSTDAQQISEAWGLKPAPALTDALRSRLMDLPTAAISAQLRKMGLNNVTVDGVNAVHPDQKMVGVARTLRFLPGREDLFKKYGGGHNAQKRAFDSLGPGEVIVIEARGESGSGTLGDILALRAKVLGAAGIVTDGGVRDYDAVADTQIPVYTRGAHPAVLGRKHFPLEVDGTIACGGTTVVAGDIIVGDRDGVIVIPVDLLKEVIDGAEKAEVSDAWVARQIADGHPIEGLFPMNDEWKERYQQWLQTQ; this is translated from the coding sequence ATGACTGTAGATTCCGGTTCATCTACCACGGACTCTAAGTCTGGCGCATTGACAGTGCCAGAGTATGAACTAGCTATGGCAGCCCTACCGGCAAGGCCGGGGAAAATAGTCGCAGTTCATCTCTCATATGAATCTCGCGCCGCTCAGCGTGGACGCAAACCCAAGACGCCGTCGTATTTCTTTAAGCCGCTCAGTTCGCTTGCGCGGTCGGGGTCCTCCGTTACTCGCCCTGCGGGCGCCGAGCTGTTGGCGTTTGAGGGAGAAATTGCTCTGATTATCGGTCTACCTACTCGTTGGGTGACTAAAGAAGATGCATGGTCCCATGTTGGTTGGGTTACTGCGGCGAACGACCTCGGAATCTATGACATGCGTAAGGCGGATAAGGGATCGAACGTCAGATCGAAGGGAGGGGATGGATACACGCCGATCGGTCCGAAGTGCATTCCCGCAGCTAGCCTGGATCCTGAAATGATCACCGTGACCACGTGGGTTAACGGTGAGGTCGTCCAGAAAGACTCGAGCGGTGGGATGTTCTTTTCGTTAGCACAGATCGTCGCTGATCTTTCTCAGCACCTTACGTTGAACCCCGGGGACATAGTTCTCACCGGGACTCCGGCGGGTTCTTCAGTTATCCGGCCGGGGGATGTCGTGGAAGTTGAGGTGGCGCACGAATCAGCCACCTCCGGAAAGCTGGTCACGACGGTAGTGGAGGGAACCAAAAGCTTTGACCCCGGGCTGGGAGACGTTCCCTCAACGGATGCTCAGCAGATCTCTGAGGCGTGGGGCCTGAAGCCTGCCCCCGCGCTTACTGATGCCTTACGTTCACGGCTCATGGATCTGCCGACCGCGGCTATCAGTGCCCAACTACGCAAAATGGGCCTAAACAACGTCACTGTAGACGGTGTAAACGCCGTACATCCAGATCAGAAAATGGTCGGGGTAGCGAGAACGCTTCGGTTCCTCCCCGGTCGTGAAGATCTATTCAAGAAGTACGGTGGGGGGCACAACGCTCAAAAGCGCGCATTTGATTCTCTTGGGCCCGGTGAGGTCATCGTTATCGAAGCCCGTGGTGAGAGCGGTTCGGGCACTTTGGGTGACATACTTGCGCTTCGAGCCAAGGTTCTAGGTGCGGCAGGAATCGTAACTGACGGTGGAGTACGTGACTACGATGCCGTCGCAGATACTCAGATTCCTGTTTATACGAGGGGAGCTCACCCGGCGGTCCTCGGACGCAAACACTTTCCTTTGGAAGTGGACGGAACCATTGCGTGCGGAGGAACGACAGTCGTCGCGGGTGACATCATTGTTGGCGACCGTGATGGAGTGATCGTCATTCCCGTCGACCTACTAAAGGAAGTCATAGACGGGGCCGAAAAGGCTGAGGTATCGGACGCCTGGGTGGCGCGACAGATCGCTGATGGACACCCCATCGAAGGTTTGTTTCCTATGAACGACGAGTGGAAAGAACGGTACCAGCAATGGCTACAGACTCAGTAA
- a CDS encoding MFS transporter — MAETDYVIAEGERTLRPPSLKTVFKENPDQGRVIAATVIGTSLEWYDFFVYAAAAGLVFGKLFFEPAGGGAAMLLSFATVGVSFLFRPLGAIIAGHLGDRYGRRVVLVTTLWTMGLATAAIGLLPTYANIGIAAPIILVLLRVLQGISAGGEWGGAVLMAVEHAAPGRRGLLGAPPQIGVPLGLLLSSAVMAIVAWIAPGDAFLEWGWRIPFLLSVILVFVGYWVRKSVEESPVFKEISERAQETRTPLSALLKNFLPLVIVAALVFAGNSAVGYMTTGGFIQAYAADPEGPLGLPRADILWAVAGGAVVWLAFTLIAGWASDFVGRRNAYFIGWGLQLIGVLALFPLINHGSALWLFAGLGFLSIGLGFTYGPQAAFYAELYPASVRFSGVSISYALGAVLGGAFSPLIAQWLQQSTGSWHAIVWYLVGMTLVGFFATLMLRDRSGIPLGPDHEAEQAKSPLIWKK, encoded by the coding sequence ATGGCCGAAACTGACTATGTAATTGCTGAGGGGGAAAGAACTCTCAGACCGCCAAGCCTGAAGACCGTATTCAAGGAAAACCCCGATCAGGGCCGCGTCATCGCGGCCACCGTCATTGGCACCTCTCTCGAATGGTATGACTTCTTCGTATATGCAGCGGCAGCCGGGCTAGTTTTCGGCAAACTATTCTTTGAGCCCGCGGGAGGCGGAGCGGCAATGCTCCTCTCCTTTGCGACGGTTGGCGTTTCGTTCCTGTTCCGCCCGTTAGGGGCAATAATCGCGGGCCATTTGGGTGATCGATACGGCAGGCGCGTCGTACTCGTAACAACTCTTTGGACGATGGGGTTAGCAACGGCGGCAATTGGTCTGCTACCCACATATGCAAATATCGGCATCGCCGCACCAATCATTCTGGTTCTGCTACGCGTACTGCAGGGTATTTCCGCTGGCGGCGAGTGGGGCGGCGCCGTCCTTATGGCTGTCGAACACGCGGCGCCGGGTCGACGTGGATTGCTCGGCGCTCCGCCACAAATCGGCGTTCCCCTCGGACTGCTACTTTCATCCGCAGTGATGGCTATCGTCGCTTGGATCGCTCCCGGCGACGCATTCCTTGAGTGGGGTTGGCGAATACCGTTCTTGCTTTCGGTCATATTGGTCTTTGTTGGCTATTGGGTTCGAAAGTCGGTCGAAGAAAGTCCCGTGTTCAAAGAGATCTCAGAGCGTGCGCAAGAAACACGCACTCCCCTTTCTGCCCTTCTCAAGAACTTCCTCCCACTGGTCATTGTTGCGGCACTGGTCTTTGCAGGAAACAGCGCAGTCGGCTACATGACCACCGGAGGGTTCATCCAGGCGTATGCGGCGGACCCGGAGGGACCGCTCGGACTCCCTCGCGCCGATATTCTCTGGGCTGTCGCGGGCGGAGCGGTTGTGTGGCTAGCGTTCACGCTGATCGCTGGTTGGGCATCTGACTTTGTCGGAAGACGCAACGCATACTTCATCGGATGGGGACTCCAGCTTATTGGAGTTCTAGCGCTGTTCCCACTCATCAACCACGGCAGCGCCCTATGGCTGTTCGCCGGCCTCGGATTTCTTAGTATAGGTCTGGGGTTCACCTATGGGCCCCAGGCTGCTTTCTATGCCGAACTCTATCCAGCCTCCGTGAGGTTCTCCGGAGTTTCTATCTCGTATGCTCTCGGCGCAGTTCTGGGCGGGGCATTCTCACCGCTTATCGCACAGTGGCTCCAGCAGTCGACTGGCTCATGGCACGCTATCGTCTGGTACTTGGTCGGGATGACGCTGGTCGGCTTTTTTGCCACGCTGATGTTGCGAGACCGCTCGGGGATCCCCCTCGGTCCCGACCACGAAGCAGAGCAGGCAAAGAGTCCGCTTATCTGGAAGAAGTAG
- a CDS encoding NAD-dependent succinate-semialdehyde dehydrogenase gives MTTENELLGKIPTGLLIGGQWRPSSDDSTLEVSDPATGEVLKKIASASVADGVDAVRAADAAFPAWAATPPRERADILRRAFDLVTKRAEEFALLMTIEMGKPLAEARGEVAYGAEFLRWFSEEAVRVDGRYGPNPEGTGRTIVTKHPVGPAFLITPWNFPLAMATRKIAPALAAGCTVVVKPAALTPLTTLYLAQIFDEVGLPPGVLNVITTSHSVDVSAAIIEHPALRKVSFTGSTGVGQQLLRQAAQGVLRTSMELGGNAPFLVFDDADLDAAVEGALQAKFRNIGQACTAANRFIVARSLVDEFVRRVTERVEAMKIGRGTEEDVVIGPLIDHRAVEKTLALVADAKARGASLMIGGVAIPGPGSFVEPTVISDVAPGSDILKEEIFGPVLAVVPFDSEEDAISLANSTEYGLVSYAYTQDLARAQRLIESLQTGMMGLNVGMVSNAAAPFGGWKMSGLGREGGPEGIEEYLQTKYTLTPNPFN, from the coding sequence ATGACAACTGAGAACGAACTGCTAGGGAAGATCCCGACAGGTCTGCTGATTGGTGGGCAGTGGCGCCCCTCGTCGGACGACTCAACGTTGGAGGTATCCGACCCTGCTACGGGCGAAGTACTGAAGAAGATTGCCAGTGCTTCTGTTGCAGATGGGGTAGATGCCGTCCGGGCCGCGGACGCGGCTTTTCCTGCGTGGGCGGCAACGCCGCCACGGGAACGGGCAGACATTCTGCGTCGTGCTTTCGACCTGGTTACAAAGCGAGCTGAAGAGTTTGCTCTGCTCATGACGATTGAGATGGGAAAACCTCTGGCAGAAGCACGCGGAGAGGTAGCTTACGGAGCGGAATTTCTTCGTTGGTTCAGCGAAGAGGCTGTACGCGTTGATGGTCGGTATGGGCCGAATCCGGAGGGTACCGGAAGAACGATTGTCACGAAGCACCCGGTCGGGCCCGCGTTTCTGATTACTCCCTGGAACTTTCCTTTGGCGATGGCGACGCGCAAGATTGCACCAGCGCTTGCCGCCGGCTGCACGGTGGTGGTCAAGCCCGCTGCGCTAACCCCGTTGACTACCCTTTATCTGGCGCAGATTTTCGATGAGGTGGGTCTGCCGCCCGGCGTGCTGAACGTTATTACCACCTCTCACTCGGTGGATGTCTCGGCAGCAATCATTGAACACCCGGCCCTACGAAAGGTTTCTTTTACGGGGTCTACAGGTGTTGGTCAGCAACTCTTGCGCCAGGCGGCGCAGGGCGTTCTCCGTACTTCGATGGAGTTGGGCGGCAATGCGCCGTTCCTAGTTTTTGACGACGCCGATCTTGACGCAGCTGTTGAGGGCGCACTCCAGGCCAAGTTCCGCAATATCGGACAAGCTTGCACTGCAGCCAATCGTTTTATAGTGGCTCGCAGTCTTGTGGATGAGTTCGTGAGGCGGGTGACGGAGCGGGTTGAGGCGATGAAGATCGGTCGAGGCACCGAGGAGGATGTAGTGATCGGACCACTCATCGATCATCGAGCTGTGGAGAAGACACTGGCTCTTGTCGCTGATGCCAAGGCGCGGGGAGCCTCATTGATGATCGGCGGGGTCGCGATTCCAGGCCCCGGGAGCTTTGTCGAGCCCACGGTAATCTCCGACGTGGCACCGGGGTCAGATATTTTGAAGGAAGAGATCTTTGGACCGGTTCTCGCGGTGGTTCCATTCGACTCAGAAGAAGATGCCATTTCGCTAGCGAACTCGACCGAGTACGGATTGGTTTCCTATGCGTACACCCAGGACCTCGCCAGGGCGCAACGCCTCATAGAGTCTCTTCAAACCGGCATGATGGGGCTGAACGTGGGGATGGTGTCGAATGCGGCTGCACCGTTTGGAGGTTGGAAGATGTCCGGCCTGGGGCGCGAAGGTGGTCCGGAGGGCATTGAGGAGTACCTTCAAACGAAGTACACGCTGACGCCAAATCCTTTCAACTAG
- a CDS encoding IclR family transcriptional regulator, whose translation MITEAGPGLATALSNGIVVLKLVTASRYPLTAASIAETTGLSRATTHRLLHTLEHHDLLATTEDGRYQCGPGIAPLAASVQRSFRQMVAPALRSLADRTGKTSFVAVQDEDECVTLLSAIPTGFQTSIAQAPGTRHSITAGAPGKAILSVIPKDAWPITDPKSTKYQDLSEEITEIWNQGYAVSEGEVLPGVSSIAVPLTVPGERPCALALLCTEQKIDRQQLVAALKETAANIENRA comes from the coding sequence GTGATAACCGAAGCGGGCCCCGGATTAGCAACAGCCCTTTCGAACGGGATCGTCGTACTGAAGTTAGTGACTGCATCGCGCTATCCGCTAACTGCGGCATCCATCGCAGAGACAACCGGGCTTTCAAGAGCAACGACTCACCGTCTACTCCACACCCTAGAACACCACGACTTACTGGCCACCACAGAAGATGGACGGTATCAATGCGGACCTGGGATTGCCCCTCTTGCGGCCTCAGTGCAGCGCAGCTTCCGTCAAATGGTCGCCCCCGCGCTCCGGTCCCTAGCCGACCGAACTGGAAAGACCTCGTTCGTAGCGGTTCAGGACGAGGACGAGTGCGTGACCCTACTCTCTGCCATTCCCACGGGTTTTCAGACCTCCATCGCGCAAGCACCGGGCACTCGCCACTCAATAACAGCTGGCGCGCCCGGAAAAGCAATCCTTTCCGTGATCCCCAAAGATGCCTGGCCAATTACCGACCCCAAATCGACGAAATACCAGGACTTAAGTGAAGAAATTACTGAGATTTGGAACCAGGGTTACGCGGTTAGTGAGGGAGAAGTGCTCCCGGGAGTCTCCTCGATAGCCGTTCCTCTTACGGTTCCCGGTGAGCGCCCGTGCGCACTGGCACTGCTCTGCACCGAGCAAAAGATTGACCGTCAGCAATTGGTGGCGGCTTTGAAGGAGACCGCGGCGAACATTGAGAACAGAGCTTAG
- a CDS encoding FAD-dependent monooxygenase codes for MLFHHHGYVSKDPRTKPVSENHQRTDEIPNEIDVLIVGGGPAGMILAAQMSMFPSINTRLVERRPSRLVLGHADGIQARSVETFQAFDFAESIVQEAYHLTQMNIWGPDPEKPEDIIRTGITLDDETGISEFPHLIVNQARVLDYFADFAANSPSRFLPDWGWDVTELVVEDEGDYPVRVKLKGTAEFNLDEEKIVHCKYAVGTDGARSIVRKSIGRELKGAQSNHAWGVMDILSNTDFPDIRTKCAIQSQSGSILLIPREGGYLVRLYVDLGDVPEGDGGKVRETPLEEIVRRANDILHPYSIDVKHVAWWSVYEVGHRVTDKFDNVPADSKEIPRVFIAGDACHTHSAKAGQGMNVSMQDTFNLGWKLAYVLTGLGQPTLLNSYSAERQEIAQNLIDFDREWSSMMAKKPEDFANKGELAEFYVSTQEFPMGFMTQYKPSTLTRDADQNLARGYPIGKRFRSAEAIRVSDANRVHLGHLHKADGRFRLYVFADRNGLSPDSPTCEWAGWFGSDPKSPLVRYTREGHDQNSIFDVKVVYQDKYTDINVHHVPEVFRPEVGPYGVEDLNNVFGTGLGTDIFNERGIDRENGVVIVVRPDQYVSAVMPLSATDALATLFDGFLQQSK; via the coding sequence ATGCTGTTCCACCACCACGGATACGTTTCTAAAGACCCGCGGACTAAGCCAGTTTCGGAAAATCACCAGCGCACCGACGAAATCCCCAATGAGATCGACGTACTAATCGTCGGCGGAGGACCCGCCGGGATGATTCTAGCTGCGCAAATGTCTATGTTCCCCTCAATCAACACGCGCCTTGTCGAGCGGCGTCCCTCGCGGCTGGTTCTTGGCCACGCAGACGGTATTCAAGCTCGGTCCGTCGAGACCTTTCAAGCCTTCGATTTCGCCGAATCCATAGTTCAGGAGGCCTACCATCTGACCCAAATGAACATTTGGGGTCCGGATCCAGAAAAGCCCGAAGACATCATTCGCACCGGCATAACCCTTGACGACGAAACCGGCATTAGCGAGTTCCCACACCTGATCGTCAACCAGGCTCGCGTTCTCGACTACTTTGCTGACTTTGCGGCCAATTCTCCATCGCGCTTCCTTCCAGATTGGGGTTGGGACGTCACCGAGTTGGTTGTGGAAGACGAGGGTGACTACCCAGTTCGTGTGAAGCTCAAGGGCACCGCAGAATTCAACTTGGACGAAGAGAAGATAGTCCATTGCAAGTACGCCGTCGGAACCGATGGCGCGCGTTCGATAGTTCGAAAGAGCATCGGCCGCGAGCTGAAGGGCGCGCAGTCCAACCATGCCTGGGGAGTCATGGATATTCTCAGCAACACTGACTTTCCCGACATACGCACAAAATGTGCGATCCAGTCCCAGTCCGGCTCGATTCTTCTGATCCCACGCGAAGGTGGATATCTGGTCAGACTCTACGTTGATCTCGGCGATGTCCCAGAAGGCGACGGCGGAAAAGTTCGCGAGACGCCACTCGAAGAGATTGTTCGGCGGGCAAACGACATCCTGCACCCCTACAGCATTGATGTGAAGCATGTGGCATGGTGGTCGGTATACGAGGTCGGGCATCGGGTGACAGACAAGTTCGACAACGTGCCCGCCGACTCCAAGGAAATTCCCAGAGTCTTCATCGCCGGCGATGCCTGCCACACCCACAGTGCCAAGGCCGGCCAGGGGATGAACGTCTCCATGCAAGACACATTCAACCTCGGCTGGAAGCTAGCGTATGTTCTCACGGGTCTAGGTCAACCAACGCTCCTAAACAGCTACTCGGCCGAGCGTCAAGAGATCGCGCAGAACCTGATTGACTTTGATCGCGAATGGTCCTCAATGATGGCGAAGAAACCCGAGGACTTCGCAAACAAGGGCGAACTGGCAGAGTTCTACGTCTCCACTCAAGAGTTTCCAATGGGTTTCATGACACAGTACAAGCCCTCAACCCTAACTCGCGATGCCGATCAGAACCTCGCCCGTGGCTATCCGATAGGAAAGCGCTTCCGTTCCGCAGAAGCCATTCGCGTCTCGGACGCCAACAGGGTCCACCTTGGGCATCTACACAAGGCAGATGGTCGCTTCCGACTGTATGTATTTGCAGACAGGAACGGTCTCTCCCCCGATTCCCCGACATGTGAGTGGGCCGGGTGGTTCGGTTCTGATCCGAAGTCACCCCTGGTGAGGTACACCCGGGAAGGACACGACCAAAACTCCATCTTCGACGTAAAGGTCGTATACCAGGACAAATACACCGACATCAACGTGCATCATGTACCCGAGGTTTTCCGCCCTGAAGTCGGCCCCTACGGGGTGGAAGATCTAAACAATGTGTTTGGGACCGGTCTTGGTACCGATATTTTCAATGAAAGAGGTATCGACAGGGAAAATGGCGTGGTCATAGTAGTTAGGCCCGATCAGTACGTTTCAGCTGTCATGCCACTAAGCGCGACCGATGCTTTGGCAACGTTGTTTGATGGTTTTCTGCAACAAAGCAAATAA
- a CDS encoding acyl carrier protein, protein MSIGDLFGDDLKALLGDSAESGSKEVSTESAETSAEERSGLEGASEDMGSDGPIAFVSGGESAVQTVSNIESVVRSILAELSSVEPAAISLDTELGEYGAEGLGLWAVVAEVERHTGQAIKDEDVADWKTPSDIMDSVQDI, encoded by the coding sequence ATGAGTATCGGTGATCTGTTTGGCGATGATCTGAAAGCTCTGCTGGGCGACTCGGCAGAATCCGGAAGTAAAGAGGTATCCACAGAATCGGCAGAGACCAGTGCTGAAGAGCGATCGGGCTTAGAGGGAGCGTCTGAGGACATGGGTTCTGACGGTCCGATTGCCTTTGTTAGCGGCGGTGAGTCCGCTGTCCAGACTGTTTCAAACATTGAATCTGTGGTCCGGTCGATCCTCGCTGAGCTCTCTAGCGTGGAACCGGCTGCCATAAGCCTTGACACCGAACTGGGGGAGTACGGCGCTGAAGGTTTGGGCCTTTGGGCGGTCGTAGCAGAGGTTGAGCGTCACACCGGCCAGGCGATAAAGGATGAGGATGTAGCAGACTGGAAAACGCCCTCAGACATCATGGATTCTGTCCAAGATATCTGA
- a CDS encoding DUF3145 domain-containing protein has translation MSGSNTRGVLFVHSVPAALCPHVEWAASNAIGREIRLEWTPQDAAPGMLRSELSWSGPTGTGARIASALRGWEHLRYEVTEEPTASTDGGRWAHTPSLGIFHSQMDSVGNMVVPEDRIRGALQSASSHQELLDALDLALGQAWDEELEPFRYAGAGAPVRWLHRVG, from the coding sequence ATGTCAGGAAGCAACACCCGAGGTGTACTTTTTGTGCACTCTGTACCCGCTGCGCTCTGCCCTCATGTGGAGTGGGCTGCGAGTAACGCGATCGGGCGAGAGATTCGTTTGGAGTGGACCCCGCAAGATGCGGCGCCCGGAATGCTACGTAGCGAGTTGTCATGGTCGGGGCCGACTGGCACCGGGGCGCGTATCGCCTCGGCTCTCCGCGGCTGGGAACATCTGCGCTACGAAGTGACGGAGGAACCTACTGCTAGCACTGATGGTGGGCGTTGGGCGCATACGCCCTCGCTAGGCATTTTCCATTCTCAAATGGACTCAGTTGGCAACATGGTGGTGCCAGAGGATCGAATCAGGGGAGCACTGCAATCCGCGTCGAGCCACCAGGAGTTGCTCGATGCTTTGGACCTGGCTCTGGGACAAGCCTGGGATGAGGAACTGGAGCCTTTCCGCTATGCGGGCGCCGGGGCCCCGGTCCGCTGGCTTCACCGGGTTGGTTGA
- the def gene encoding peptide deformylase — MAIREIRIIGDPVLRTPCEPITEIDERVKSLIEDLLENVDMDGRAGLAANQIGVGLRAFSYNIDGEIGYVINPRLAEISMEEYQDGEEGCLSVPGLWYPTERAWYARVEGIDLDGKPIVVEGEELMARCLQHETDHLDGMIYIDRLDRSTRKRALRDIRNADW; from the coding sequence ATGGCTATCCGAGAGATCCGAATTATTGGCGACCCGGTTCTTCGTACTCCGTGCGAACCGATCACAGAGATTGACGAAAGAGTGAAGTCGCTGATTGAGGACTTGCTAGAAAACGTTGATATGGATGGTCGTGCGGGTCTGGCGGCAAACCAGATCGGTGTCGGCTTGCGAGCATTCTCTTACAACATCGATGGGGAGATTGGCTACGTCATTAACCCTCGTCTCGCTGAGATCTCGATGGAGGAGTACCAGGATGGGGAAGAGGGGTGCCTCTCCGTGCCAGGACTGTGGTACCCGACGGAGCGTGCCTGGTATGCCCGCGTTGAGGGAATCGACTTGGATGGTAAGCCCATAGTGGTTGAGGGAGAGGAACTGATGGCCCGTTGCCTCCAGCATGAGACTGATCATCTGGATGGAATGATCTACATTGATCGCCTCGATAGGTCCACGCGAAAGAGGGCACTGCGCGACATCAGAAATGCAGACTGGTAA
- a CDS encoding proline--tRNA ligase: protein MLTTMSQLFVRTLREDPAEAELSSHKLLVRAGYTRRVAPGIYTWLPLGLRTLRKIETVVREEMDAAGAQEVLFPALLPKEPYEATGRWEEYGDNLFRLQDRRKNDYLLAPTHEEMFTLLVKDMVSSYKELPLTLYQIQTKYRDEARPRGGLLRGREFLMKDAYSFDLTDEQLGGSYQAQRDAYQRIFKRLGLDYVICSAVAGAMGGSRSEEFLSPSEAGEDVYVVSPGGYVANAEAVVTPQPDAKPIDGLPDPVEFPSPDTRTIQTLVDLLNAEHPREDRPWEAGDTLKNVVFATTDPSGKRDLLVVGVPGDREVDMKRLEASVSPLEIEVATEDDFKKYPRLVQGYIGPAILGLDDKGEGVRYLVDPRIVDGTVWVSGANAVDRHVYGMVMGRDFRADGTIEAAEIREGDPAPDGSGGLQLHRGIEIGHIFQLGRKYAEALGLTVLDENGKSRVVTMGSYGIGVSRVLAALAQANNDENGLKWPAAVAPFDVDVVVAGKGEELETAARQIGEDLDSAGLSVVLDDRRQVSAGVKFADSELIGFPITVVVGRGLKDGKVEIRSRSTGDRQEIAVEEAFESVVALHTALLDEQKAGTR, encoded by the coding sequence TTGCTTACAACCATGTCCCAGCTTTTCGTCCGGACACTGCGTGAGGACCCGGCCGAGGCTGAGTTGTCGAGCCACAAGCTGTTGGTGCGCGCCGGTTACACCAGGAGGGTTGCTCCCGGAATCTATACTTGGCTTCCGCTGGGCCTTCGGACGCTAAGGAAAATCGAAACCGTTGTCCGAGAAGAGATGGATGCCGCTGGCGCTCAGGAGGTACTTTTCCCTGCTCTGTTACCGAAGGAGCCGTACGAAGCGACCGGGCGTTGGGAAGAATACGGCGACAACCTGTTCCGTCTCCAGGACCGGCGTAAGAATGACTACTTGCTGGCCCCAACGCACGAGGAAATGTTCACCCTGCTGGTGAAGGACATGGTCTCTTCGTACAAAGAGTTGCCTCTTACCCTGTACCAAATCCAAACTAAGTATCGGGACGAGGCACGTCCCCGTGGCGGTTTGTTACGAGGGCGAGAGTTCCTGATGAAGGACGCCTACTCATTCGACCTAACCGACGAGCAACTGGGAGGGTCGTACCAGGCTCAGCGCGACGCCTATCAGCGGATCTTCAAGCGACTCGGCCTGGACTACGTAATCTGCTCGGCGGTGGCCGGGGCTATGGGCGGTTCTCGATCCGAAGAGTTCCTCTCGCCGAGTGAGGCGGGTGAGGACGTCTATGTCGTCTCTCCCGGTGGATATGTCGCGAACGCTGAGGCCGTGGTGACTCCGCAGCCTGATGCGAAGCCAATTGATGGATTACCGGACCCGGTCGAGTTTCCCTCGCCGGACACGCGTACTATCCAGACACTGGTTGATTTGCTGAATGCGGAACACCCACGCGAGGATCGCCCTTGGGAAGCTGGCGATACCTTGAAGAACGTTGTCTTTGCAACCACGGATCCTTCTGGAAAGCGTGACCTCCTTGTCGTCGGTGTTCCGGGTGACCGCGAGGTCGATATGAAGCGTCTCGAAGCTTCTGTATCTCCTTTGGAAATTGAAGTTGCGACCGAGGATGATTTCAAGAAGTATCCGAGACTGGTTCAGGGGTACATTGGTCCGGCGATACTGGGTCTGGATGATAAGGGCGAGGGAGTTCGCTACCTGGTCGATCCTCGTATCGTCGACGGAACGGTGTGGGTGAGCGGTGCCAACGCTGTGGACAGGCACGTTTATGGCATGGTCATGGGTCGTGACTTTAGGGCGGACGGTACCATCGAAGCGGCTGAGATTCGCGAGGGCGATCCGGCTCCTGACGGGTCGGGCGGACTCCAGTTGCACCGCGGCATCGAGATTGGCCACATCTTCCAACTGGGTCGCAAGTACGCGGAAGCTCTGGGACTGACCGTGCTCGACGAGAACGGCAAGTCGCGTGTGGTTACCATGGGTTCCTATGGAATTGGTGTTTCTCGGGTTCTTGCAGCGCTCGCACAGGCCAACAATGACGAGAACGGTTTGAAATGGCCCGCCGCGGTTGCGCCTTTTGACGTTGATGTGGTTGTCGCTGGCAAGGGTGAGGAGCTTGAGACGGCCGCACGTCAGATTGGTGAGGACCTAGATTCTGCAGGACTCTCGGTTGTCCTTGATGATCGTCGCCAGGTTAGCGCAGGCGTGAAATTTGCGGATTCTGAGTTGATTGGGTTCCCAATCACCGTGGTCGTTGGACGAGGTCTGAAGGACGGCAAGGTCGAGATTCGCTCCCGTTCCACGGGTGATCGTCAGGAAATCGCTGTGGAAGAGGCGTTCGAGAGCGTAGTTGCTCTGCACACCGCGTTACTCGACGAACAGAAAGCTGGGACACGGTAA